Proteins from one Mycobacterium adipatum genomic window:
- a CDS encoding IS110 family transposase gives MSVHVAPVTSSTIVVAVDVGKTSAVLSVTDAARHRLLAPSEFAMTGSGLTAAAARAMAVAPAAVQVKVGVEAAGHYHRPVLDHQWPDGWEVLELNPAQVAEQRRVQGRRRIKTDVIDLEAITELVLAGYGRPVTDRDVVIGEISAWAVHRSRRVATRTATKNQLLGQLDRAFPGLTLALPDVLATKIGRLMAAEFTDPARLAGLGVNRLIRFAATRDLQLRRPVAERLVAAAHDALPTRDAVIARRILAADLVLLGDLDDQIQSAETALGSLLPRSPYATLTSVPGWAVVRASNYAAALGDPKRWPGPQQIYRASGLSPMQYESAHKRRDGGISREGSVALRRALIDLGIGLWLNEPAAKNYAQGLKDRGKPGGIVACALAHRANRIAHALVRDHATYEAARWA, from the coding sequence GTGTCTGTGCATGTAGCGCCAGTCACGTCGTCCACGATCGTCGTTGCCGTCGATGTCGGCAAGACCTCAGCTGTGCTTTCGGTGACCGACGCGGCTCGCCATCGGCTGCTCGCGCCGTCGGAATTCGCGATGACCGGATCGGGCCTGACCGCCGCGGCGGCTCGCGCGATGGCTGTCGCACCTGCCGCGGTGCAGGTCAAGGTGGGCGTGGAGGCGGCCGGCCACTATCACCGACCGGTGCTCGACCATCAATGGCCCGATGGGTGGGAAGTGTTGGAACTCAACCCCGCTCAGGTCGCTGAGCAGCGCCGCGTGCAGGGACGGCGCCGGATCAAGACCGATGTCATCGACCTGGAAGCGATCACCGAGCTGGTGCTGGCCGGCTACGGGCGTCCGGTCACCGATCGCGATGTCGTGATCGGTGAGATCAGCGCCTGGGCAGTGCATCGGAGCCGGCGGGTCGCCACGCGTACCGCGACGAAGAATCAGCTGCTCGGCCAGCTCGACCGGGCCTTTCCCGGGCTGACCCTGGCTCTGCCCGACGTGCTGGCCACCAAGATCGGCCGGCTGATGGCCGCCGAGTTCACCGACCCGGCACGCCTGGCCGGGCTCGGGGTCAACCGGTTGATCCGCTTCGCCGCGACCCGCGACCTGCAACTGCGCCGCCCCGTCGCCGAGCGCTTGGTCGCTGCGGCCCATGACGCCTTGCCGACCCGCGACGCCGTGATCGCGCGTCGGATACTGGCCGCCGATCTGGTGTTGCTGGGCGATCTTGACGACCAGATTCAGTCCGCGGAGACCGCGCTGGGATCACTGTTACCGCGCAGCCCATATGCAACGTTGACCTCGGTGCCAGGCTGGGCAGTGGTGCGGGCATCCAATTACGCTGCCGCTCTGGGTGATCCGAAACGCTGGCCGGGACCCCAGCAGATCTACCGTGCGTCGGGGTTGTCCCCCATGCAATACGAATCCGCCCACAAGCGCCGCGACGGCGGTATCAGCCGCGAAGGCAGCGTCGCACTGCGCCGCGCCCTGATCGACCTAGGCATCGGCCTGTGGCTCAACGAGCCGGCCGCCAAGAACTACGCCCAGGGGCTCAAAGATCGCGGCAAGCCCGGCGGCATCGTCGCCTGCGCGTTGGCCCATCGCGCCAACCGCATCGCCCATGCACTCGTCCGCGACCACGCCACCTACGAGGCAGCCCGCTGGGCCTAG